From one Dermacentor andersoni chromosome 1, qqDerAnde1_hic_scaffold, whole genome shotgun sequence genomic stretch:
- the LOC126543181 gene encoding uncharacterized protein, whose protein sequence is MAGSSRAVITADSGRGTSFLDGLKDYRIVLPPLPTGEGLKTMVVLHCDTAGRPYRIEDFRQPMKEAGVIEQVGGIGAYQMSHVWLVNFRSEEAKKKLLDIGHIVVKGKTCVVFDPERQEVRLKVHWCAFNVSNETLRRAFAEYGEVKEVSSDRWKTGGFENADSTTRVVRLVLREGVSLERIPHQLRIGNGTVLVVVPGRAPICLRCRNTGHIRRDCKVPKCSECHAFGHEEAECTKSYARAATRGTFGDNSELHMDEDEAEQAASNPVVESPTAAALSDEKEGATPGTRESAPSTPKSATTSMDTNSPQDIPRPSEKSNEEPMESDPAAAKRRHDDVSAMSQEQRLRLLERQWGVGEGKKQRVTSGLRSSSLPRDDNPKT, encoded by the coding sequence ATGGCTGGCTCTTCGCGAGCAGTGATAACGGCCGATTCTGGCCGCGGAACATCGTTTTTGGACGGCCTGAAAGATTACAGGATTgtactgccgccgctgccaaccGGAGAAGGACTGAAAACAATGGTTGTTCTTCACTGCGACACCGCTGGAAGGCCTTACAGGATAGAAGATTTCCGCCAGCCGATGAAAGAAGCCGGCGTCATTGAACAGGTGGGCGGTATTGGAGCGTACCAGATGTCGCACGTCTGGTTAGTCAACTTCCGTAGTGAAGAAGCCAAGAAAAAGTTGCTCGACATCGGGCATATTGTTGTTAAAGGGAAGACTTGCGTTGTCTTTGACCCTGAAAGGCAGGAAGTGCGGCTGAAGGTGCATTGGTGTGCCTTCAACGTCAGCAACGAAACTCTGAGGCGGGCGTTCGCCGAGTACGGCGAAGTGAAAGAAGTTTCGAGCGATAGATGGAAGACCGGCGGGTTTGAAAACGCCGACTCGACTACTCGTGTTGTGCGGCTGGTTCTTCGAGAAGGTGTAAGCCTCGAGCGCATACCCCATCAGCTGCGTATCGGGAACGGTACAGTATTAGTCGTCGTGCCCGGGCGTGCGCCGATATGTCTCCGCTGCCGCAACACAGGCCACATTAGGCGGGACTGCAAGGTGCCCAAGTGCAGCGAGTGCCACGCCTTCGGGCATGAAGAGGCTGAATGCACGAAGTCATACGCCCGCGCCGCGACTCGAGGAACATTCGGCGATAATAGTGAGCTGCACATGGACGAGGATGAAGCTGAGCAAGCTGCCTCCAACCCAGTGGTCGAGAGCCCAACGGCCGCAGCGCTGAGCGATGAAAAGGAAGGCGCCACGCCAGGGACTCGTGAGTCAGCGCCCAGCACCCCCAAGTCGGCAACCACGAGCATGGATACCAATTCACCGCAAGATATTCCACGCCCTTCTGAAAAAAGCAACGAGGAACCCATGGAGTCTGACCCTGCGGCTGCGAAACGACGCCACGACGATGTCAGTGCAATGAGCCAGGAGCAACGACTGCGTCTCCTAGAacgccagtggggcgtaggcgaaGGGAAAAAGCAGCGTGTCACCAGCGGGCTACGATCGTCGTCGCTTCCTCGCGACGACAACCCGAAGACCTAA